From a region of the Arachis ipaensis cultivar K30076 chromosome B09, Araip1.1, whole genome shotgun sequence genome:
- the LOC107619251 gene encoding uncharacterized protein LOC107619251: MRLLFSSSHELSRPCSCLTSSLRRRSRAASSLLAGGLSSSLLVAVSSAAIDFGDFFKGPLPGKFLKLLGFLALSRLGVYIPLASCTGISEVARSSEKRRRGWKKESSSIHSICVSWICNCTAEADMQKLSHALKVISKNQRTWFTAALLQLSAEEYPPADATDDKLYLKGATNRDGDFCSTSSTGESLKNIATGQCDEKSYRLGLQICKRI, encoded by the exons ATGCGGTTGCTCTTTTCGTCGTCACACGAGCTCTCTCGGCCGTGCTCTTGTCTTACGAGCTCCCTCCGCCGCCGCTCTCGCGCTGCTTCTTCTCTCCTCGCTGGAGGTTTGTCATCGTCTCTTCTGGTCGCTGTTAGTTCAG CTGCTATAGATTTTGGAGACTTCTTTAAAGGTCCATTGCCAGGAAAGTTTCTCAAGCTTTTAGGGTTTCTTGCCTTGTCACGTCTTGGTGTGTATATTCCTCTAG CTTCTTGCACAGGTATATCCGAAGTTGCAAGATCTTCAGAAAAGAGAAGGCGAGGCTGGAAGAAAGAAAGTTCTTCAATACACTCGATATGCGTCAGTTGGATTTGCAATTGTACAG CTGAAGCAGACATGCAGAAATTGAGTCATGCGTTAAAAGTAATTTCAAAGAATCAAAGAACATGGTTCACAGCAGCGCTTCTACAATTAAGTGCCGAAGAATATCCACCTGCTGATGCAACTGATGACAAGTTGTATTTGAAAGGTGCTACCAATAGAG ATGGTGATTTCTGTAGTACTTCATCAACAGGGGAGAGCTTGAAGAACATTGCTACAGGTCAATGTGATGAAAAGTCATATAGATTAGGATTGCAAATTTGCAAGAGGATCTGA
- the LOC107615760 gene encoding mitochondrial arginine transporter BAC2-like — protein MDLWAEFHAASWGREFVAGGFGGIAGIVSGHPLDTVRIRQQVLNTGGHGSSSAFTILRNALAKEGPASLYRGMGAPLASVTFQNAMVFQTNAILSRVFGKSVSPNDPPSFKGVALGGVGTGVLQSLIISPIELVKIRLQLHRNEKHLIEQPHKGPIIVAKNVWRKEGLKGIYRGLGITVIRDGPSHGVYFWTYEYMREQLHPGCRKSGQESLCTMLMAGGLAGVASWIVCYPFDVAKTKLQAQTPDSLKYNGTVDCLRKSIKEEGYGILWRGLGTTVARAFVVHGVVFTAYEITLRLLFNHEIIQMQKTI, from the coding sequence ATGGATCTCTGGGCAGAATTTCATGCAGCAAGTTGGGGAAGGGAGTTTGTAGCAGGAGGATTTGGAGGAATTGCTGGGATAGTATCTGGTCATCCATTAGACACAGTGCGAATAAGGCAACAGGTCTTAAACACCGGTGGCCATGGCTCATCATCAGCATTCACCATTCTTAGAAATGCTTTGGCTAAGGAAGGACCTGCTTCTCTCTATCGTGGCATGGGTGCACCTTTGGCCTCTGTTACATTTCAAAATGCTATGGTTTTTCAAACTAATGCAATTCTCTCAAGAGTATTTGGCAAATCTGTTTCTCCTAATGACCCTCCTTCCTTCAAGGGTGTAGCATTAGGAGGAGTTGGCACAGGTGTCCTCCAGAGCCTAATTATTTCCCCGATAGAGTTGGTCAAAATTCGCCTTCAGCTTCATCGCAATGAAAAACACTTGATAGAACAACCACATAAAGGTCCTATAATTGTTGCCAAGAATGTATGGAGAAAAGAGGGACTAAAAGGAATATACAGAGGACTGGGCATCACTGTTATAAGGGATGGACCTTCGCATGGTGTTTATTTTTGGACATATGAATACATGAGGGAACAGCTTCACCCAGGTTGTAGAAAAAGTGGTCAAGAAAGCCTATGTACTATGTTGATGGCAGGTGGATTAGCTGGTGTAGCAAGTTGGATTGTTTGCTACCCTTTTGATGTTGCAAAGACAAAGTTACAAGCTCAAACACCTGATTCTTTGAAATACAATGGCACTGTTGATTGCCTTAGAAAGAGTATTAAGGAAGAAGGGTATGGAATTTTATGGCGCGGATTAGGAACTACAGTTGCTAGAGCTTTTGTAGTACATGGTGTTGTTTTCACAGCTTATGAGATCACATTGAGGTTATTATTTAATCATGAAATTATTCAAATGCAGAAAACTATTTAG